TGCTCGGTAAGCAAGAAGAAGAATTTAAGGCCAAGTATTACGAAGAAACCGTAACCAAAACTTCTCCCAAAATGGTGATCCCTGTACATTGGGATAATTTTTTCAAACCTTTAAGCGAGCCCTTGGAACCGAACTTGAGTTTGGGAGATGATGTAAAAACTGGAATGGAATATATGATACAAAAAACTTCCCAAGATCGGATACAGTTTAAGATCTTAAGAGGTTTTGAGAGCATTCTATTATTTTAATATACTGATTCGTAGGGATTGAGATGCCTTAGGAGGGGACATGGAAGAAGGGGACACGATGGAAAAAGTTTTAGAATATTTGGAACCTTTTGGTCCGGATCTAAAAAACGGATTAAGCAATCATGCTCCGATGGCCTGCGAGGCATTACTTACAATGGGTAAAAGAGAAAGTATTTTTCCTTGGTTGGAAAAATATGGAAACCAATTCTTAGAAAAAAAGAAACCTAGAAACAAAATTCATAGTAGTGATTGGAAAGATTTCCTGGGAATGCCTGATACTTATCCTGAATGGGAAAACTATTTCAATGCAGAGTTAGCGGAAGGTTCCTGGCAAAAAACTGTTTCTGAATGGACTATCAAACTTGCTCCTGGGATCTGCGCGGATGCTACTCATGGAGTGATCCGTACAGGACATGCGATCAGAAGTTTAACTAGGAAAGAGTCAAAACGAAGGAAGAGAGAACTTGCTTCCGGTTTAGCTGTCTGGGCCTCTGCTTATTTGGAACTGCCCACTTCTTTCGATTCTTTGCTAGGTTTACAACCGGAAGACGCGATCCAAAAGATCGATTTTGTTCCGGAAGAATCTAAAAACTTCTCAGGTACAATCGTTTCTTCTCTGCAAGAATTAGGAAATTATGAAAATTTTTCTCCTGTAATCGGATATCTAAACGTTTCTAATCAACCTGAGGAAATTATCTCCGGTTTGTCGGAAGGATTTTCCAGAGTGGTATTGAATAATGTGGAAGATAATCTATCCGCAATCGTTTTTATTCATTCCGTGACAAGCGTTTCCGCTCTTAGAAGTATATTGCCTTTTTTGAATGAGCATGAAAGAAAGTCCGTATTAAGATATTCCTGGCAGTCCGGAGCTGCACTGTTTTCCGCATTCGGTAAAAAGATAAATCTTGAGCTTCCCGAAAGATTGGAAAATGAATCCAGGGAGGAATTGATAGACAGGGCAATAGAACATGGGGACGAACATGCGATCAAATTTACGGAAGTATGTTTGAAAGAATATGAATTCAATCCCTCTCCTGCGTATTACGCGGCAGCTCGTTTAGCTCGAAAATTTCTGGAACCATTGTCTTAATAGCGCATCGTTCTAAAAGTCAGGTTTATTCTGGGCTGTTTAACCGACTTTGTTTTAGGAAGAC
This window of the Leptospira hartskeerlii genome carries:
- a CDS encoding questin oxidase family protein gives rise to the protein MEEGDTMEKVLEYLEPFGPDLKNGLSNHAPMACEALLTMGKRESIFPWLEKYGNQFLEKKKPRNKIHSSDWKDFLGMPDTYPEWENYFNAELAEGSWQKTVSEWTIKLAPGICADATHGVIRTGHAIRSLTRKESKRRKRELASGLAVWASAYLELPTSFDSLLGLQPEDAIQKIDFVPEESKNFSGTIVSSLQELGNYENFSPVIGYLNVSNQPEEIISGLSEGFSRVVLNNVEDNLSAIVFIHSVTSVSALRSILPFLNEHERKSVLRYSWQSGAALFSAFGKKINLELPERLENESREELIDRAIEHGDEHAIKFTEVCLKEYEFNPSPAYYAAARLARKFLEPLS